The Bacteriovorax sp. PP10 nucleotide sequence ATGTAAATTGGCCAATCCCTTCATCTGATTATCCAAAGGAAGTGAATTATGCTCATGAGTGATAAGCCACTTGTCACCAAACTTTTTTAGACAAGTCGTATTTCTCATCCACATATCAACTTTTTCTTCACCATTTTTTGGTTCACCGCTCATATGCACAAGAGCGTGAGTAAAAGCGACATCGCCCTCAATCGTAAACTTCTGTTTGTCATAGTCAAAATGAACCGGGAATTTAAAGTAATTTATAAAAAACTCTTGCCATGATTTTTGATATTTATCTTTCCCCGCAAATTCTAAAGGCGGCATCATATCGTACGCAATAATATCATCGGAATAAAAAGACATGATGTGCTTAATATCTCCTTCGCGAATGGCCTCTGCAAAACTCTCTAAAGTTTGGTAGACTTCATCTCTTTGGTAAGTTTTATGGTCGTACCGGGGTAATTGAGTATTTAAATTTTCCATAGAATCCTCCTTGATTATGCACTTGAAAAGATATGTGCAAAATTAATTCCGTTTATCGAATGAGGAAGAGGTGACAATGTTTAGTGTGTGTCTTATCAATTATCAAGAAAGCTTAACAAATGAAAATGTTTTGCTTACCGAATCTAGGTAGGAAGTACCGTCTTATTTGTTCATTTTTTTTTTAGCAGTATAATGATGGTTAAATGCTAAAAGAAGTAAGCAAAACTCTATTTATATTTTCTACACTTGCAGGAATTAGTACTCAATCTGCGAGTGCTTTTACATATATTGCTAAAAAAGGCGATACACTATCTGATGTGCTTTATGAGAATGATTACAAACCCATTTATGGAAGAGGTGGCGCTCTTGAGCAAACCTTAAAAATCAATCCTGATATTAAATACGAAAAAGGAAATAAGATTTTTCCAGGGACGAAGATTGTTTTGTCCGGAAATATTGTCCCTGGGAATTATGTCTTGCGTTCTTCTGGTAAAAACACGGTAACTGAATCTGTTATTGAAAAAAATGAACCAGTAGTTATTCCTGAAGCTGCCCCTGTTATTGATCATGTTCGAGAAGTCTCAGATATTTTTGACCAGATTTTTTTCTGGCAGTTGTCTCCTTCAGTTAGTTGGAAAGAGCTGACAGCAAAGGATTCAAATATAAATCAAAATTCAAATGCAAGGGCCCTCTCTGATATGAGTTATGGTGCAACTGTAGTTTATGGGATGCGCTTTAATCCAGATGTGGATATTTACTCTAAGCTATTTTTAGAGGCCGTTAATTTCTCAAGTGATAACTCAATTAATATTGTTAAGAAAAATATTGTGACATCAAGTCTGGGAGTTGGACTCTTTTATAACAAAAAATGGCAAGTTGAAGTAGGAATGGGGGATGAGCTTTTTTTAACCAGTCCCAATGCCACATCAGTCGAAATAAAAAAGGTGAGTATGCCTCATTTTAAATCGGCCTATAAAAATGAATTTTATCAATTTCAAGAAGCAAGTCTTCTTTATGCATTGTCAGGAAAAGTACTACTACCAAGATCCGCTCCCGGAATTGATTCGAAGTTAAGTTATGGTGCTGGAGCAGGAATCGAAGCAAAACTTCGCAATCAATCTTTCTATTTAGGATATGAAAAAACAATTCTCAAAGCTTCTGGCAATTCAACAGATGGCCAAAATATTTTCTGGAGGTATACATGGGAAACACCATAAGTAAAAAGTGCTCGGCAGCTCTGATTGTCGGCTCATTGGTTTTCCAAGGGTGTATTGCCTATGGAAAAAAAGATAAGGTTTCACTAAGCACTGAATCGAAGAATTCTTCTTTAAATGCTTCACTGTCATCGTTTGATGTTTCAAATAATATCGTCTCAATTCATGGAGCGGGATTAGCTGCAGTGACTGGTTTAAAAATTAAGCGCAATGGAGTTGATACAACTTTGAGTATCAATACAAAATCTGATACCCAGATTATTGCTGTGGCCACTAGTGCTTTATCGCTTTTAGTAGGGAGTACATTTGAATTAATTCTGTCTTCTGCGTCGGCACAGGCTTCATTTCCCATTACATTTACACTCGATTCAATGAATGCTCTATCGGGACAAGTTCTAAAATTTGATGGAACAAGCTGGGGACCTGCTAACCTTGCAAGCTCACAAACCTATTTAGGGACATGGAATGCGGCCACGCAAACTCCAGCTTTAGAGGCCAATCCTAATTCGGGTGACTATTATATTGTGACTGTATCAGGGGATTATCCAAACCCTGGTGATACATATGATATTGGCGACTGGATTATTTATAATGGGACAGCGTGGGAAAAAGTGGTTAGTGGTTTAGGAGCAAAACTTTCAAACACTGGTGGTACTTTAACCGGCGATCTTAAATTAGATACGCTTCTAAAATTGAAAGGTGCAGCTAATTATGTCACGTTAAAGGCAAGTGCTTCGCTTGCTGCTGATATTATTTTAACTCTTCCAATAACTGTCGGAACAAATGGACAAGTTTTAACGAGTAATGGAGCAGGTGTTCTTAGCTGGACAACTCCGGCAACGAGTTTAACTCCTACTGGTGCAGCTGGTGGGGATCTTTCTGGAACTTACCCCAATCCAACAATTACTGCTCTTAGTGCAACTAAGATTGCTGATGGAAGTGTGAGTAATGCAAAATTTCAATACCTCTCTGGAGTGACATCCGATATTCAAACTCAACTGGATTCAAAACAATCTGGTGGAAATTTTTTAACGGCCCTTACTGGTGACGTGACAACAGCTGCAGGTCCTGGATCTGTAGCTGCGACAGTTGCTCAAGTTGGTGGTGTGAGTGCGGCCAATATTGCAGCAGGGGCAAATATTGCGAATGCTTCAACAAATACCAATACTGTAAGCACTGCCGTTAAAAGAGATGCTTCTGGAAATTTTAGTGCCGGAACAATTACGGCCACATTAAATGGGACTGCAACAAACGTTTCAGGAGTTGTTGCCGTAGCAAACGGAGGAACAGGAAGTTCTTCTCTCACATTGAATCAACTTTTATTTGGTAACGGAACGTCTGCGATTAGCGGTCTTGCTATCACAGGAACACCCAGTGTTCTTTTAAGTACCAACATAACTGGTGCGCCGGCATGGACGACTTCGACAACGGGAAATTATTTAAAAGCGACAACTGGTGTAGGTGTTTCATTCGGTTCAATTCTTGCTGCCGATTTACCGGCCGGAACTTTGAGTGGTTCTGGAACAATAGGAAAAATTCCTTATTATAGTGCTGCCACAACTCTTGCAGATTCACCAATAGCAATTTCTGGATCGACAGTGGGAATTACTGCTGCCTCAGCAACACCATTATTAGTAGAAAGTACGAGTGGGACAATTTCAGGTATTGAATTTAAAAATACAGGCTCTACTGGATCGGCAGAAGGGATTATGTCGAGTAATGATACAATCTTAGTTCAGACTGGTGGAGCAAATAGACTTTATATTGGAAGTAATTTTGGGGTTGGAGCTGCTGCCCCTTCTGCTGTTCCATTTTATGTCAGAAATGCTAGTCTGGTTGCCAGATTCGAAAATAATTCAGCTGCGAGTAATGCACTTGCAAACAATGGTAGTGGAATTGAGTTAGTAACTGGGAACATGAACACTACTGGAAAGTACGGTGTAGGTATAAAGTTTATGTCGACTGACTCTGATTTCGCGACAGAGCCGGTAAAGTTTTTAGCAGGAATTTATCCAAGAGCGACTGAGTTTTATAATGCTGATTCTCGAGGCGGGATGGCCATTGATTTTTTCGTGAGCCCAAATAATCCAGGGATCAATAATATTCCTGTATCGGCGATGACTATCGATCAATCTGGTTACGTCGGAATTGGAAATACGGCCCCTACGACTAAGCTTGATGTCACTGGAGGGATTACCGCAACCTCAATAAATTCACCAACGATTACCGGAACAACTATCTCTTCGAGTGCATTCTATGGTGCAACTTTATCAATTAATAGCGGGGCCGCTTTTGCATACAATGCTGCTGTTCAAAATACTGCGGCAAACGGTTTTTCTGCCATGGGATTTAACGATGCTGGCGGAACTGCTCAGGCCGTTGTTGGATACTCAAATGCATCAGCGCCATTTTTTACCGATACAGTCTTTTTCTCAGCATACGGTGGAAAGGCCATGACATTCGGTATCGGGCTAAATGAAATTGCCAGAATAACTCCCGGAGGATTCTTTGGAATTGGTACAGATGCACCAACACAAAAACTTCATGTTGTCGGTAATATTTTAGCTTCAGGAACTGTTACAGGTTCATCTGATAGACGACTTAAAAAAGATATCAGACCTATTTCAGATGCCCTGAAAAGATTGGATTCAATTGTTGGGGTTAGATATTTTTGGATTGATCCAGAACAACACAATGAAGGTGAACAAATCGGAGTGATCGCTCAGGATGTAGAAAAGGTTTTCCCGGAAGCCGTTATTACAGGTAGTGATGGGTATAAATCAGTTTCTTATATGGGGTTAGTTGCACCGGTGATCCAGGCGATTAAAGAGCTTCATACAAAGTTTAAAACATTAGTTGCTCATGTCGCTGGATTGGATTCAAGAGTAGAGAAGCTTGAGAAAGAAAACAACGAATTAAGAGAGCGTCTTCTGAAAATTGAAAACGCACTCGCCAAAAAATAATTTCATACTCCAAAGAAGTCGATGCAGATACTTTGAACCTGCTCTTCTTTGGAGTCACGGATAATCTTCCTGCATTCTTCAATCGATTTAATTAAAACTTCTTTGATGTGTGGTACATCAGCGGCCGACATGGAAATAATGGATGAGTAATGGAGATTACTCGGAATGTTCTCATCAATAGCATTGACTGCTTTCATTCTCCAGTTTACGTGATGGCGCTGAATTTGAGGTGAATCTTTTGTTAAGTGAATTTTTGTTACGCCAATTTCATAGCGAGCTCCTATTTTTTTCGCTAGCCCTGTTGATTCAAGAAAGTTTAGAACTTCCATGACTTTTTCTCTATTGAGATTAAGGTGTTTAGCAATGGCCAAAGGCGATTGGAAGTCAGGGATTGCAATCAACATGTGGATACATGTGTAATGCCAGCTAGAGTAGTAAACCTGTTGATCGACTTTCTTAAGTGAGTTTTTTATATCCAGCCTGTTTTTTAAATCAGATCTCTTATCTAGTATTTCTTTCATCTCTTCTTTAAGAAAAGATTTAAGTTCATTCGTTCCGGCCCTTTCACTATGAAGCAATAAAATAAAATAACGTGCTTCATCTTTGGTGTGATCGAAAAATGTATTGAGTTTTACAGCCTGCTCAAAACTAAAATTTGGGTCACCATTTAAAACCTGTGAAATAAAACTGGTATGACAGTTAAGATACTCTGACATTTTAAGCTTGGCCCCACGACCTTTAGAAGGGGAATCGTTGATTCTCTCTCTCAGATAGTTTTTATAATCGTTGAACTCAAAGATGGTTTTCTTCATGCAATTCCTGCTTATCGTGAAGTTTTTATAGGCTAGTCAAAACTTTGGTTAATTGGTCTTGTTGGTTTAATACTACAACAAAATTAGGAAGTTAAAAATCAAAACTTGATAAGATTATCAAGTTTAACGTTATTTTTTAATAAAATAGGTCTATTGCCGTATCCCGATTTCAATTAGTCTCTGGACTAAGAAAAACACTGCTAAAATAGCAAAATATACGGAGAGAATTATGATGACGAAAAAGCTTTTAACTTTAGGATTAGCGCTGACACTAATGAGTCCACTTGCAAGCTATGCGAAGATGGGGACAGAGACAAGTGGCGGTGGTGATGCTGTTTATTTAGACAATCAAATGGTTATTAGAGACTTGCTGGTGCAGGATCAGGTGAAAACATTAAGAAATAATAATTTTCTTAACAGTATCCCGGAGTTTAAAGTTCTTATTCTGAAACTTGCAAAAGTTGACCCACAATTTGCATCTGCTGTTATCAGAGATTTAATGTCTGATAAAATGTATTTGTCTCCGGGAACACTGCCCATTTTACCATATAATCAGACAACAGTTACTGGTAAGGCCGCGGATGTTCAGTTAGCAATTCGTAATGGAAAAGAAATTATTTTTAGTAAGCAGTTTTTAAATAGTAACCAGAAGGAATATATTTTAATTCATGAAGCTTTACATGGAATACTAGCAGATAACTCGGGACCTCTACACCATGTGCGCGTAAGAAACATTGTGAAATATATTTACGATAATCAAAACAATTTAGACTCTGAGGAGCTTAAAGCAACGTTAGCAGATAATAACTATAATACAAACACAGCATTCTTAGAAGAAGATACATATATTTGGAACCCTGAAGCCAATAAAAATTTAAGATGTTACTATTCGGGAGATGACAGATCTATCGTGCTTTTTTTAGGATTAGATTGCACATCCGAAAATACTTACAGAAATAATGTATATCTAAAAAAATTCTTGACTGAAAAACATCCTGAAATTGCAAAGAAAGCAGAAGGGAAAATGTATTATGGGTCCG carries:
- a CDS encoding YybH family protein, whose translation is MENLNTQLPRYDHKTYQRDEVYQTLESFAEAIREGDIKHIMSFYSDDIIAYDMMPPLEFAGKDKYQKSWQEFFINYFKFPVHFDYDKQKFTIEGDVAFTHALVHMSGEPKNGEEKVDMWMRNTTCLKKFGDKWLITHEHNSLPLDNQMKGLANLHPENLLH
- a CDS encoding tail protein X; this encodes MLKEVSKTLFIFSTLAGISTQSASAFTYIAKKGDTLSDVLYENDYKPIYGRGGALEQTLKINPDIKYEKGNKIFPGTKIVLSGNIVPGNYVLRSSGKNTVTESVIEKNEPVVIPEAAPVIDHVREVSDIFDQIFFWQLSPSVSWKELTAKDSNINQNSNARALSDMSYGATVVYGMRFNPDVDIYSKLFLEAVNFSSDNSINIVKKNIVTSSLGVGLFYNKKWQVEVGMGDELFLTSPNATSVEIKKVSMPHFKSAYKNEFYQFQEASLLYALSGKVLLPRSAPGIDSKLSYGAGAGIEAKLRNQSFYLGYEKTILKASGNSTDGQNIFWRYTWETP
- a CDS encoding tail fiber domain-containing protein; this encodes MGNTISKKCSAALIVGSLVFQGCIAYGKKDKVSLSTESKNSSLNASLSSFDVSNNIVSIHGAGLAAVTGLKIKRNGVDTTLSINTKSDTQIIAVATSALSLLVGSTFELILSSASAQASFPITFTLDSMNALSGQVLKFDGTSWGPANLASSQTYLGTWNAATQTPALEANPNSGDYYIVTVSGDYPNPGDTYDIGDWIIYNGTAWEKVVSGLGAKLSNTGGTLTGDLKLDTLLKLKGAANYVTLKASASLAADIILTLPITVGTNGQVLTSNGAGVLSWTTPATSLTPTGAAGGDLSGTYPNPTITALSATKIADGSVSNAKFQYLSGVTSDIQTQLDSKQSGGNFLTALTGDVTTAAGPGSVAATVAQVGGVSAANIAAGANIANASTNTNTVSTAVKRDASGNFSAGTITATLNGTATNVSGVVAVANGGTGSSSLTLNQLLFGNGTSAISGLAITGTPSVLLSTNITGAPAWTTSTTGNYLKATTGVGVSFGSILAADLPAGTLSGSGTIGKIPYYSAATTLADSPIAISGSTVGITAASATPLLVESTSGTISGIEFKNTGSTGSAEGIMSSNDTILVQTGGANRLYIGSNFGVGAAAPSAVPFYVRNASLVARFENNSAASNALANNGSGIELVTGNMNTTGKYGVGIKFMSTDSDFATEPVKFLAGIYPRATEFYNADSRGGMAIDFFVSPNNPGINNIPVSAMTIDQSGYVGIGNTAPTTKLDVTGGITATSINSPTITGTTISSSAFYGATLSINSGAAFAYNAAVQNTAANGFSAMGFNDAGGTAQAVVGYSNASAPFFTDTVFFSAYGGKAMTFGIGLNEIARITPGGFFGIGTDAPTQKLHVVGNILASGTVTGSSDRRLKKDIRPISDALKRLDSIVGVRYFWIDPEQHNEGEQIGVIAQDVEKVFPEAVITGSDGYKSVSYMGLVAPVIQAIKELHTKFKTLVAHVAGLDSRVEKLEKENNELRERLLKIENALAKK
- a CDS encoding TIGR02147 family protein codes for the protein MKKTIFEFNDYKNYLRERINDSPSKGRGAKLKMSEYLNCHTSFISQVLNGDPNFSFEQAVKLNTFFDHTKDEARYFILLLHSERAGTNELKSFLKEEMKEILDKRSDLKNRLDIKNSLKKVDQQVYYSSWHYTCIHMLIAIPDFQSPLAIAKHLNLNREKVMEVLNFLESTGLAKKIGARYEIGVTKIHLTKDSPQIQRHHVNWRMKAVNAIDENIPSNLHYSSIISMSAADVPHIKEVLIKSIEECRKIIRDSKEEQVQSICIDFFGV